One part of the Anaeromyxobacter sp. Fw109-5 genome encodes these proteins:
- the asd gene encoding aspartate-semialdehyde dehydrogenase has product MSQKKLKVGVLGATGMVGQRFVALLENHPWYEVTLVAASANSAGQKYADAVKGRWALKTAIPSATAALAVKNASDVDAIAREVDFVFCAVDMSKEETAKLEEDYARHETPVVSNNSAHRGTPDVPMMVPEVNPEHAAVIEAQRKRLGTSRGFIAVKPNCSIQSYVPALHPLMKFGPKRVAVCTYQAISGAGKTFETWPEMVDNLIPFIKGEEEKSEQEPMKIWGQLAGGKIEKAKDPIITAQCIRVPASDGHMAAAFVSFDRRPERAEVIELWRSWEPKPQKMGLPSAPKPFLTYFEDDARPQTKLDRDIGGGMGVAVGRLRPDALFDYRFVSLSHNTVRGAAGGAVLTAELLTAEGYIQAK; this is encoded by the coding sequence ATGAGCCAGAAGAAGCTGAAGGTGGGCGTGCTCGGCGCGACCGGGATGGTCGGCCAGCGTTTCGTCGCGTTGCTCGAGAATCACCCCTGGTACGAGGTGACGCTCGTCGCCGCGAGCGCCAACTCCGCGGGCCAGAAATACGCCGACGCGGTGAAGGGGCGCTGGGCCCTCAAGACCGCGATCCCGAGCGCGACCGCCGCCCTCGCCGTGAAGAACGCCTCCGACGTCGACGCCATCGCGCGCGAGGTGGACTTCGTCTTCTGCGCCGTCGACATGTCGAAGGAGGAGACGGCGAAGCTCGAGGAGGACTACGCGCGGCACGAGACGCCGGTGGTCTCGAACAACTCCGCGCACCGCGGCACCCCCGACGTGCCGATGATGGTCCCCGAGGTGAACCCGGAGCACGCCGCGGTCATCGAGGCGCAGCGCAAGCGCCTCGGCACCTCGCGCGGCTTCATCGCCGTGAAGCCCAACTGCTCCATCCAGAGCTACGTGCCCGCGCTCCACCCGCTCATGAAGTTCGGGCCGAAGCGCGTCGCGGTGTGCACCTACCAGGCGATCAGCGGCGCGGGGAAGACCTTCGAGACCTGGCCGGAGATGGTCGACAACCTCATCCCCTTCATCAAGGGCGAGGAGGAGAAGAGCGAGCAGGAGCCGATGAAGATCTGGGGCCAGCTCGCGGGCGGGAAGATCGAGAAGGCGAAGGACCCCATCATCACCGCCCAGTGCATCCGCGTGCCCGCCTCGGACGGCCACATGGCGGCCGCGTTCGTCTCGTTCGATCGCAGGCCGGAGCGGGCCGAGGTGATCGAGCTGTGGCGGAGCTGGGAGCCGAAGCCGCAGAAGATGGGGCTGCCGTCCGCGCCCAAGCCCTTCCTCACCTACTTCGAGGACGACGCCCGCCCGCAGACGAAGCTCGATCGCGACATCGGCGGCGGCATGGGCGTGGCGGTGGGGCGCCTCCGCCCGGACGCGCTCTTCGACTACCGGTTCGTGTCGCTCTCGCACAACACGGTGCGCGGCGCCGCGGGCGGCGCGGTGCTCACGGCCGAGCTCCTCACGGCCGAGGGCTACATCCAGGCGAAGTAG
- a CDS encoding NAD-dependent epimerase/dehydratase family protein, with translation MAPIVLTGCAGFIGSHVARRLLRDGHEVSGLDNLNDYYDPSLKRARLALLAPERGFRFTAADVADREALDAVLDEAEPEYVVHLAAQVGVRNSVRNPRAYAETNLDGFFNVLDGCARRGVRHLVYASSSSVYGSNEKVPFSEEDPVDHPISFYAATKKANEIMAHAYSHLNRLPTTGLRFFTVYGPWGRPDMAPILFGRAILRGEPITLFNHGRMLRDFTYVDDVVEVVTALVPRPPEPEDAAPYRVLNVGNDRPVALEEFVAILERHLGRPALRKYAPMQPGDVPATWADVRRLQATVGFVPRTPIEEGLRRMTEWLVAYDGDARKGAHAG, from the coding sequence ATGGCCCCCATCGTCCTCACCGGCTGCGCAGGGTTCATCGGATCTCACGTCGCGCGGCGCCTGCTGCGCGATGGGCACGAGGTGAGCGGGCTCGACAACCTCAACGACTACTACGACCCCTCGCTCAAGCGGGCGCGGCTCGCGCTGCTCGCGCCGGAGCGCGGCTTCCGGTTCACGGCCGCCGACGTGGCGGACAGGGAGGCGCTCGACGCGGTGCTCGACGAGGCCGAGCCCGAGTACGTCGTCCACCTCGCGGCGCAGGTCGGCGTGCGCAACTCGGTGCGGAACCCGCGGGCGTACGCGGAGACGAACCTCGACGGCTTCTTCAACGTGCTCGACGGCTGCGCGCGCCGCGGCGTGCGGCACCTCGTGTACGCCTCGTCGAGCTCCGTCTACGGCTCGAACGAGAAGGTGCCGTTCAGCGAGGAGGATCCCGTCGACCATCCGATCAGCTTCTACGCCGCGACGAAGAAGGCGAACGAGATCATGGCGCACGCGTACAGCCACCTGAACCGGCTGCCCACCACGGGCCTGCGCTTCTTCACGGTGTACGGGCCGTGGGGCCGCCCGGACATGGCGCCCATCCTGTTCGGGCGCGCGATCCTGCGCGGCGAGCCGATCACGCTGTTCAACCACGGCCGGATGCTCCGCGACTTCACCTACGTCGACGACGTCGTCGAGGTCGTCACCGCGCTCGTCCCGCGGCCGCCCGAGCCGGAGGACGCGGCGCCCTACCGCGTCCTCAACGTGGGGAACGACCGGCCCGTCGCCCTGGAGGAGTTCGTCGCGATCCTCGAGCGGCACCTCGGTCGGCCCGCGCTCCGGAAGTACGCGCCCATGCAGCCTGGCGACGTGCCCGCCACCTGGGCGGACGTGAGACGACTGCAGGCGACGGTGGGGTTCGTGCCGCGCACGCCGATCGAGGAGGGGCTCCGGAGGATGACCGAGTGGCTCGTGGCGTACGACGGCGACGCACGGAAGGGAGCGCACGCCGGGTGA
- a CDS encoding DoxX family protein, which yields MNSHLERYWPLPLRILLGIAFMVHGFPKLFSAEGHAQFQGMLGQLGVPLPALMSWVVGLVEFFGGIALVVGLATWLVTALLTIDMLVAMFLVHLPHGFGFLQITGTTAQGPVFGMPGIEVNLLYIAGLLALFIGGAGPLSVDERVMKPESRLQVPWLRHREAHA from the coding sequence ATGAATAGCCACCTCGAACGCTACTGGCCGCTGCCGCTGCGCATCCTGCTCGGCATCGCCTTCATGGTGCACGGCTTCCCCAAGCTCTTCAGCGCGGAGGGGCACGCGCAGTTCCAGGGCATGCTGGGACAGCTCGGGGTGCCGCTCCCGGCGCTCATGTCCTGGGTGGTCGGCCTGGTCGAGTTCTTCGGCGGGATCGCCCTCGTCGTCGGCCTGGCCACCTGGCTCGTGACGGCGCTGCTGACCATCGACATGCTGGTCGCGATGTTCCTCGTCCACCTGCCGCACGGCTTCGGGTTCCTCCAGATCACCGGGACGACCGCCCAGGGGCCGGTGTTCGGGATGCCCGGGATCGAGGTCAACCTGCTCTACATCGCGGGCCTGCTCGCCCTCTTCATCGGCGGAGCCGGGCCGCTCTCGGTGGACGAGCGGGTCATGAAGCCGGAGAGCCGGCTGCAGGTGCCCTGGCTGCGGCACCGCGAGGCGCATGCCTGA
- a CDS encoding MBL fold metallo-hydrolase, which translates to MHLDPPREIAPGVVLVDAGYVRPKLAACYVLRGGASAAVVDTAASSSVPRILAALAAFGIAPADVSHVIVTHVHLDHAGGAGKLMQALPRATLVAHPRGARHLVDPSKLIAGTAEVYGEARFRELYGEIPPIAAARVVEAPDGFEVDLGGRVLRLLDAPGHAKHHLAVHDAATRGFFTGDAFGLSYREADSAKGPFVFPTTTPVQLDPPALRGTVARLLSEQPERIYLTHFGMLEGDIPSAARQLLAALDEHVRLARAAAPGPGRHAALRDALGDQLLRGLAAHGAPLSREEALAVFGADLELNAQGLEVWLDGQAPKG; encoded by the coding sequence GTGCACCTCGACCCTCCCCGCGAGATCGCCCCCGGCGTCGTCCTCGTCGACGCCGGCTACGTCCGCCCGAAGCTCGCCGCCTGCTACGTGCTCCGCGGCGGCGCCTCGGCGGCGGTCGTCGACACCGCCGCGTCGTCCTCCGTGCCCCGCATCCTCGCGGCGCTGGCCGCCTTCGGGATCGCGCCCGCCGACGTGTCGCACGTGATCGTGACCCACGTGCACCTGGATCACGCAGGCGGCGCCGGCAAGCTCATGCAGGCGCTCCCGCGCGCGACGCTGGTGGCCCATCCGCGCGGAGCCCGCCACCTCGTCGATCCCTCGAAGCTCATCGCGGGCACCGCCGAGGTCTACGGCGAGGCGCGCTTCCGGGAGCTCTACGGCGAGATCCCGCCCATCGCGGCCGCGCGCGTGGTGGAGGCGCCGGACGGCTTCGAGGTGGACCTCGGCGGCCGCGTGCTGCGCCTGCTCGACGCGCCCGGCCACGCGAAGCACCACCTCGCGGTGCACGACGCCGCGACGCGCGGGTTCTTCACGGGCGACGCCTTCGGGCTCTCCTACCGCGAGGCCGACTCGGCGAAGGGGCCGTTCGTCTTCCCCACCACGACGCCCGTCCAGCTGGATCCGCCCGCGCTGCGCGGGACGGTCGCGCGCCTCCTCTCCGAGCAACCGGAGCGGATCTACCTCACGCACTTCGGGATGCTCGAGGGCGACATCCCGAGCGCCGCGAGGCAGCTCCTCGCCGCCCTCGACGAGCACGTGCGCCTCGCGCGCGCGGCGGCCCCGGGACCGGGGCGGCACGCCGCGCTGCGCGACGCGCTCGGCGATCAGCTCCTCCGCGGCCTCGCCGCGCACGGCGCGCCGCTCTCGCGCGAGGAGGCGCTCGCGGTGTTCGGCGCCGACCTCGAGCTGAACGCGCAGGGGCTCGAGGTCTGGCTGGACGGTCAGGCTCCGAAAGGCTGA
- a CDS encoding LptF/LptG family permease, whose product MILFRYAARRTFAAFVGSLAGVVAIFLAVDFVDNSASFTGPGWIPAVLELYANKTAVVVRQVAPAAMVLGAAIAVSTFRRTREYTAMRALGLGPWRLAGPVAAVTLLAGAALVVVHDVWGVEATARAEEIRATRFSRGVRQFQQAREPKRWFRSRDGRRIYHLGASLPGGGFARVTVLAVTPDFRLAGRIDAARMRPDGDAWMLEEVQDRTFLPDGSVRLERADSRRYEFPEPPEAFAVVPGRPSQLRWRTLVAQIAVRRHLGLATEEFQLERYDRVAYPFAGVPGALLAVALALRRNRKGHVSAALVESVGVSLLFWGVQGVSFALGLSGRVAPWVAAWAPNALFLALGIAAVRRAR is encoded by the coding sequence GTGATCCTGTTCCGCTACGCCGCTCGCCGGACGTTCGCGGCGTTCGTAGGCTCGCTCGCCGGCGTGGTCGCGATCTTCCTGGCCGTGGACTTCGTCGACAACTCCGCGTCGTTCACGGGGCCGGGCTGGATCCCGGCCGTCCTCGAGCTCTACGCGAACAAGACGGCCGTGGTGGTCCGCCAGGTGGCGCCCGCGGCGATGGTGCTCGGCGCCGCGATCGCCGTCTCGACCTTCCGCAGGACGCGCGAGTACACCGCGATGCGGGCGCTGGGCCTCGGGCCGTGGCGCCTCGCCGGCCCGGTGGCGGCGGTCACGCTGCTCGCAGGGGCCGCGCTCGTCGTCGTCCACGACGTCTGGGGCGTCGAGGCGACCGCGCGCGCCGAGGAGATCCGCGCCACGCGCTTCTCACGCGGCGTGAGGCAGTTCCAGCAGGCCCGGGAGCCGAAGCGCTGGTTCCGCAGCCGCGACGGGCGCCGGATCTATCACCTCGGCGCGAGCCTCCCCGGGGGGGGCTTCGCGCGCGTGACGGTGCTCGCGGTGACGCCCGACTTCCGGCTCGCCGGCCGGATCGACGCGGCGCGCATGCGGCCGGACGGGGACGCGTGGATGCTCGAGGAGGTGCAGGACCGGACGTTCCTGCCGGACGGCAGCGTGCGGCTCGAGCGCGCGGACTCTCGCCGCTACGAGTTCCCCGAGCCGCCGGAGGCCTTCGCGGTCGTCCCCGGCCGGCCGAGTCAGCTCCGCTGGAGGACGCTGGTGGCCCAGATCGCCGTGCGCCGGCACCTCGGGCTGGCGACCGAGGAGTTCCAGCTCGAGCGTTACGACCGCGTCGCCTACCCGTTCGCGGGCGTGCCCGGCGCGCTGCTCGCGGTGGCGCTCGCGCTGCGCCGCAACCGCAAGGGCCACGTCTCGGCCGCGCTCGTCGAGTCCGTCGGCGTGTCGCTGCTGTTCTGGGGCGTCCAGGGCGTCAGCTTCGCGCTCGGCCTGTCAGGGCGCGTGGCGCCCTGGGTGGCGGCCTGGGCGCCCAACGCCCTGTTCCTGGCGCTCGGCATCGCCGCCGTGCGGCGGGCGCGGTGA
- a CDS encoding polyprenyl synthetase family protein has translation MAASEQAILSQLDASAQRGVRPERAQAALADVPALPETLAALEEHLTRATEDAEEKLRAAARHLVSAGGKRIRPMVTLLSCGACGGDMRAAVPYAVSAELTHSATLLHDDVIDDGPLRRGQPASRVIWGNAVSVLSGDWLLTRALEIVSAEPARSAALPPLLATMRRLVEGEVLQLSLRSSFSATEKDYLDVVIGKTASLFGWAAAAGAWAAGQVGRIPEALVQFGEGIGIAFQLVDDALDYAADPQLLGKRLGTDLIEGKATLPLIRACEAEPRLRERLAALVEGQDDGDAVAADVVEVVKRVGGVEDARALAREHTRTSLAALEEVPDGVHRRALREAAVSLTERAF, from the coding sequence GTGGCAGCGAGTGAGCAGGCCATCCTGTCCCAGCTCGACGCGAGCGCGCAGCGCGGCGTTCGCCCCGAGCGCGCGCAGGCCGCCCTCGCCGACGTGCCGGCGCTCCCGGAGACGCTCGCGGCGCTCGAGGAGCACCTCACGCGCGCGACCGAGGACGCGGAGGAGAAGCTCCGCGCCGCCGCGCGGCACCTGGTCTCCGCGGGCGGCAAGCGGATCCGGCCGATGGTGACGCTGCTCTCCTGCGGCGCCTGCGGCGGGGACATGCGCGCGGCGGTGCCGTACGCCGTCTCGGCCGAGCTCACGCACTCCGCGACGCTGCTGCACGACGACGTGATCGACGACGGCCCCCTGCGCCGCGGCCAGCCCGCCTCGCGCGTCATCTGGGGCAACGCCGTCTCGGTCCTCTCCGGCGACTGGCTCCTCACCCGCGCGCTCGAGATCGTCTCGGCGGAGCCCGCCCGGTCGGCGGCGCTGCCCCCGCTGCTCGCCACCATGCGCCGGCTCGTGGAGGGAGAGGTGCTGCAGCTCTCGCTGCGCAGCTCCTTCTCCGCCACGGAGAAGGACTACCTCGACGTCGTGATCGGAAAGACCGCCTCGCTGTTCGGCTGGGCCGCCGCCGCCGGCGCGTGGGCGGCCGGGCAGGTCGGCCGGATCCCCGAGGCGCTCGTGCAGTTCGGCGAGGGCATCGGCATCGCGTTCCAGCTCGTCGACGACGCGCTCGACTACGCCGCCGACCCGCAGCTCCTCGGCAAGCGGCTCGGCACGGACCTCATCGAGGGGAAGGCGACGCTCCCGCTCATCCGCGCCTGCGAGGCGGAGCCGCGGCTGCGCGAGCGGCTCGCCGCGCTCGTCGAGGGCCAGGACGACGGCGACGCCGTCGCGGCCGACGTGGTCGAGGTGGTGAAGCGCGTCGGCGGCGTCGAGGACGCGCGCGCGCTCGCCCGCGAGCACACCCGCACCTCCCTCGCCGCGCTCGAGGAGGTGCCCGACGGCGTCCACCGGCGGGCGCTGCGCGAGGCCGCGGTGTCGCTCACCGAGCGGGCGTTCTGA
- the clpB gene encoding ATP-dependent chaperone ClpB produces the protein MRMEKLTVKAQEALAGAQTEARRRDHQAIDVEHLVLALLAQPEGIAGPILEKIGAEPSLVASRVEDELRDVPKVSGAEPYLANRLAKLIDRAEDAAKRLKDEYVSTEHLLLAAAEEKTGAGEALRGSGATPDRIRAALQDVRGGARVTSPEAESQYRALEKYAKDLTELAKAGKLDPVVGRDDEIRRVVQILSRRTKNNPVLVGDPGVGKTAIVEGLARRIVDGDVPEGLKGKRLLALDLGAMVAGAKYRGEFEERLKGVLKEVVSSEGRIVLFIDEMHTIIGAGAAEGAMDAGNMLKPALARGELHAIGATTVNEYRKHVEKDPALERRFQPVFVGEPSVPDTISILRGLKDRYELHHKVRIQDAALVEAARLSQRYITDRFLPDKAIDLVDESASRLRIEIDSMPTEVDEVRRRVAQLEIERQGLQREQDEASRHRLGQVEKELAQLNEEFTRLKSRWDAEKAVIQEIAQAKQEIDALKQQQAQAEREANFQKAAEIKFGRLPELQRAVGELHEKLAQLQSAGGPMLREEVTPEEIAEVVSKWTGIPVSKLMEGEVEKLLGMEDRLAQRVVGQDEAVQAVSAAVRRARSGLQDPHRPIGSFIFLGPTGVGKTETARALAEFLFDDEGAMVRLDMSEYMEKHAVSRLIGAPPGYVGYEEGGQLTEAVRRRPYAVILFDEIEKAHHDVFNVLLQILDDGRLTDGQGRTVDFRNAVVIMTSNIGSQEIQRLAGRPGADVSAIREAALENLRAEFRPEFLNRVDEIVVFRPLSREHVGRIVEIQLGRLRKLLEERHITIELSAAAREAIADAGYDPVYGARPLKRAIQRMIQDPLATKLLRGEFKAGDHVVVDEGADGNIAFAKGVRAIEGEVVVH, from the coding sequence ATGCGAATGGAAAAGCTCACCGTGAAGGCCCAGGAGGCGCTCGCGGGCGCCCAGACCGAGGCGCGCCGCCGCGATCACCAGGCCATCGACGTCGAGCACCTGGTGCTCGCGCTCCTCGCGCAGCCCGAGGGGATCGCGGGGCCGATCCTGGAGAAGATCGGCGCGGAGCCCTCGCTCGTCGCCTCGCGCGTCGAGGACGAGCTGCGCGACGTCCCGAAGGTCTCCGGAGCCGAGCCCTACCTCGCGAACCGGCTGGCGAAGCTCATCGACCGGGCCGAGGACGCGGCGAAGCGCCTCAAGGACGAGTACGTCTCGACCGAGCACCTCCTGCTCGCCGCGGCCGAGGAGAAGACCGGCGCGGGGGAGGCCCTGCGCGGTTCGGGCGCCACGCCGGACCGCATCCGCGCCGCGCTGCAGGACGTCCGCGGCGGCGCGCGCGTCACCTCGCCCGAGGCGGAGAGCCAGTACCGCGCCCTCGAGAAGTACGCGAAGGATCTCACCGAGCTCGCGAAGGCCGGGAAGCTCGACCCGGTGGTCGGGCGCGACGACGAGATCCGCCGCGTGGTCCAGATCCTCTCCCGCCGCACGAAGAACAACCCGGTGCTGGTGGGCGATCCGGGCGTCGGCAAGACCGCGATCGTCGAGGGGCTCGCGCGGCGGATCGTGGACGGCGACGTGCCCGAGGGGCTCAAGGGCAAGCGGCTCCTCGCGCTCGACCTGGGCGCCATGGTCGCCGGCGCGAAGTACCGGGGCGAGTTCGAGGAGCGGCTCAAGGGCGTCCTCAAGGAGGTCGTCTCGTCCGAGGGACGGATCGTCCTCTTCATCGACGAGATGCACACCATCATCGGCGCCGGTGCCGCCGAGGGGGCGATGGACGCGGGCAACATGCTGAAGCCCGCCCTCGCGCGCGGCGAGCTGCACGCGATCGGCGCGACGACCGTGAACGAGTACCGCAAGCACGTCGAGAAGGATCCCGCCCTCGAGCGGCGGTTCCAGCCGGTGTTCGTGGGCGAGCCGTCGGTGCCGGACACGATCTCCATCCTGCGCGGGCTGAAGGACCGCTACGAGCTCCACCACAAGGTGCGCATCCAGGACGCGGCCCTCGTGGAGGCGGCGCGGCTCAGCCAGCGCTACATCACCGACCGCTTCCTGCCCGACAAGGCCATCGACCTCGTGGACGAGTCGGCGAGCCGCCTGCGCATCGAGATCGACTCCATGCCGACCGAGGTGGACGAGGTCCGCCGCCGCGTCGCGCAGCTCGAGATCGAGCGGCAGGGGCTGCAGAGGGAGCAGGATGAGGCGTCGCGGCACCGCCTCGGCCAGGTGGAGAAGGAGCTCGCGCAGCTCAACGAGGAGTTCACGCGGCTGAAGAGCCGCTGGGACGCCGAGAAGGCGGTCATCCAGGAGATCGCGCAGGCGAAGCAGGAGATCGACGCGCTGAAGCAGCAGCAGGCGCAGGCCGAGCGGGAGGCGAACTTCCAGAAGGCCGCGGAGATCAAGTTCGGGCGGCTGCCCGAGCTCCAGCGCGCGGTCGGCGAGCTCCACGAGAAGCTCGCCCAGCTGCAGAGCGCCGGCGGGCCCATGCTCCGCGAGGAGGTGACGCCGGAGGAGATCGCCGAGGTCGTCTCCAAGTGGACCGGCATCCCGGTCTCGAAGCTCATGGAGGGCGAGGTCGAGAAGCTCCTCGGGATGGAGGACCGCCTGGCGCAGCGGGTGGTCGGCCAGGACGAGGCGGTCCAGGCGGTCTCGGCGGCGGTGCGCCGGGCGCGCTCCGGCCTCCAGGATCCCCACCGCCCCATCGGCTCGTTCATCTTCCTCGGCCCCACCGGCGTCGGGAAGACCGAGACGGCCCGCGCGCTCGCCGAGTTCCTCTTCGACGACGAGGGCGCGATGGTCCGGCTCGACATGAGCGAGTACATGGAGAAGCACGCCGTGTCCCGCCTCATCGGCGCTCCCCCTGGCTACGTCGGCTACGAGGAGGGCGGCCAGCTCACCGAGGCCGTCCGGCGCCGGCCGTACGCGGTGATCCTGTTCGACGAGATCGAGAAGGCCCACCACGACGTCTTCAACGTGCTCCTCCAGATCCTGGACGACGGGCGGCTCACCGACGGTCAGGGGCGCACGGTGGACTTCCGGAACGCGGTCGTCATCATGACGTCCAACATCGGCTCGCAGGAGATCCAGCGGCTCGCCGGCCGGCCCGGCGCCGACGTGTCCGCCATCCGCGAGGCGGCGCTCGAGAACCTGCGCGCGGAGTTCCGGCCCGAGTTCCTGAACCGGGTGGACGAGATCGTGGTGTTCCGGCCGCTCAGCCGCGAGCACGTGGGCCGCATCGTGGAGATCCAGCTCGGGCGGCTGCGCAAGCTCCTCGAGGAGCGGCACATCACGATCGAGCTCAGCGCCGCCGCGCGCGAGGCCATCGCCGACGCGGGCTACGACCCGGTGTACGGCGCCCGGCCGCTGAAGCGCGCCATCCAGCGGATGATCCAGGACCCGCTCGCGACGAAGCTCCTGCGCGGCGAGTTCAAGGCCGGCGACCACGTGGTCGTGGACGAGGGGGCGGACGGGAACATCGCCTTCGCGAAGGGCGTGCGCGCGATCGAGGGCGAGGTGGTGGTGCACTAG
- the truA gene encoding tRNA pseudouridine(38-40) synthase TruA, translating into MPVVKLVLEYDGTRYVGWQVQPNGPSIQAEVERALATLHKEPRRVTAAGRTDAGVHARGQVVSFPEARPLPLAAYVKGMNALLPDEVAVRAASVEPDGFDARRSARGKRYRYVLENLETRAPLSRLQAWQLFGALDVGAMREASRHLLGRQDFAAFQAADCACDHAVREVHRLDVLGEPSGRVELVVEATAFVKHMVRNFVGTLVEVGKGRRRAEDMPALVASRDRTRAGRTAPPQGLFLEEVFY; encoded by the coding sequence GTGCCGGTCGTGAAGCTCGTCCTCGAGTACGACGGGACCCGCTACGTCGGATGGCAGGTCCAGCCCAACGGCCCGTCGATCCAGGCCGAGGTCGAGCGGGCCCTCGCGACCCTCCACAAGGAGCCGCGGCGCGTGACGGCCGCCGGCCGCACCGACGCGGGCGTGCACGCGCGCGGGCAGGTGGTGTCCTTCCCGGAGGCGCGGCCGCTGCCGCTCGCGGCCTACGTGAAGGGGATGAACGCGCTCCTGCCCGACGAGGTGGCGGTCCGCGCGGCGAGCGTGGAGCCGGACGGCTTCGACGCGCGGCGGAGCGCCCGGGGCAAGCGGTACCGCTACGTCCTCGAGAACCTGGAGACGCGCGCGCCGCTCTCGCGCCTCCAGGCCTGGCAGCTCTTCGGCGCGCTCGACGTCGGGGCGATGCGCGAGGCGTCGCGCCACCTGCTGGGCCGGCAGGACTTCGCGGCGTTCCAGGCGGCGGACTGCGCCTGCGACCACGCCGTCCGCGAGGTGCACCGCCTCGACGTGCTCGGCGAGCCCTCGGGCCGGGTCGAGCTCGTGGTGGAGGCGACCGCGTTCGTGAAGCACATGGTGCGGAACTTCGTCGGCACGCTGGTCGAGGTCGGGAAGGGGAGGCGCCGCGCGGAGGACATGCCCGCGCTCGTCGCCTCGCGCGATCGGACGCGCGCCGGGCGGACCGCGCCGCCCCAGGGGCTCTTCCTGGAGGAGGTCTTCTACTGA
- a CDS encoding glycosyltransferase family 39 protein, with the protein MTAPESSTGFAAASPSRDAGAAPGRATRLVPAALALATFALHAACGGRYGIFRDELYFIACGERLAWGYVDQPPGIAVVARAAHAISGTWVPGLRLLPWLASAATVFLAGRLAVRLGGGAFAAALAGVAVALSPMLAALGHLLTMNAFEPLAMVALACVLVRCVQGGSPRPWLLAGVLVAAGALLKYTSVLLAASLVAGLLATSARRALATRWALAGAALGAALVLPNLLWQAAHGFPFLELVRNGQLSKNAPFALASFARSLLLEPGPLAAPVWLGGLGWLLLAEGARPHRFLGLGGALYLALLVATRGKAYYAAPALPILLAAGGVASARALRRGAARAAALSAVAITSAIGLPLALPLLPVQTFVRYQAALGVRPEPLERKAYGALPQHFADQHGWEALAAAVADVSRRLPAEERARAAVFAQNYGQAAALEVHGPRRGLSLPVISGHNQYFLWGPPAGGADPLLVVSDEREDCGGGLYRERTLAARLPSSPWVMPYEDARWIWICRGATRPLAPFWPAVRHYE; encoded by the coding sequence GTGACCGCCCCCGAGAGCTCCACGGGCTTCGCCGCCGCGAGCCCCTCGCGCGACGCGGGCGCGGCCCCCGGGCGCGCGACGCGCCTCGTCCCTGCGGCGCTCGCGCTCGCGACCTTCGCGCTCCACGCCGCGTGCGGGGGGCGCTACGGCATCTTCCGGGACGAGCTCTACTTCATCGCCTGCGGCGAGCGGCTGGCGTGGGGGTACGTCGATCAGCCGCCGGGGATCGCCGTGGTCGCGCGCGCCGCGCACGCGATCTCCGGCACGTGGGTGCCGGGACTGCGCCTGTTGCCCTGGCTCGCCTCGGCGGCGACCGTGTTCCTCGCGGGGCGGCTCGCGGTGCGCCTCGGCGGCGGCGCCTTCGCGGCCGCGCTCGCGGGCGTCGCCGTCGCGCTCTCGCCGATGCTCGCGGCGCTCGGCCACCTCCTCACCATGAACGCGTTCGAGCCGCTCGCGATGGTCGCCCTCGCCTGCGTGCTCGTGCGGTGCGTGCAGGGGGGCTCGCCGCGGCCGTGGCTCCTCGCCGGCGTGCTCGTCGCGGCGGGCGCGCTCCTCAAGTACACCTCCGTGCTCCTCGCGGCGTCGCTCGTCGCGGGCCTCCTCGCCACCTCCGCGCGGCGCGCGCTCGCGACGCGCTGGGCGCTCGCCGGCGCCGCGCTCGGGGCGGCGCTCGTGCTGCCGAACCTGCTCTGGCAGGCGGCGCACGGCTTCCCCTTCCTGGAGCTCGTGCGCAACGGGCAGCTCTCGAAGAACGCACCCTTCGCGCTCGCCTCGTTCGCGCGCTCCCTGCTCCTCGAGCCCGGTCCGCTCGCGGCGCCCGTCTGGCTCGGCGGCCTCGGCTGGCTGCTCCTCGCGGAGGGCGCGCGGCCTCACCGCTTCCTCGGGCTGGGCGGAGCGCTGTACCTCGCGCTCCTCGTCGCGACGCGCGGCAAGGCCTACTACGCCGCGCCGGCGCTGCCGATCCTGCTCGCCGCGGGCGGCGTGGCCTCGGCGCGGGCGCTCCGGCGTGGCGCCGCGCGGGCCGCGGCGCTGTCGGCCGTCGCGATCACGAGCGCGATCGGGCTCCCCCTCGCCCTCCCGCTCCTCCCGGTGCAGACGTTCGTCCGCTACCAGGCGGCGCTGGGCGTGAGGCCGGAGCCGCTCGAGCGAAAGGCGTACGGGGCGCTGCCGCAGCACTTCGCGGATCAGCACGGATGGGAGGCGCTCGCCGCCGCCGTCGCGGACGTCTCGCGGCGCCTGCCGGCGGAGGAGCGCGCCCGCGCGGCGGTGTTCGCGCAGAACTACGGGCAGGCGGCGGCGCTCGAGGTGCACGGCCCGCGGCGCGGGCTCTCGTTGCCGGTGATCTCGGGGCACAACCAGTACTTCCTGTGGGGCCCGCCCGCGGGCGGCGCCGATCCCCTCCTGGTGGTGTCGGACGAGCGCGAGGACTGCGGCGGCGGCCTGTACCGCGAGCGAACGCTCGCCGCGAGGCTGCCGTCGAGCCCGTGGGTGATGCCCTACGAGGACGCGCGCTGGATCTGGATCTGCCGCGGCGCGACCCGGCCGCTCGCCCCGTTCTGGCCGGCGGTTCGCCACTACGAATGA